A window of the Synechococcus sp. M16.1 genome harbors these coding sequences:
- the gatB gene encoding Asp-tRNA(Asn)/Glu-tRNA(Gln) amidotransferase subunit GatB, with the protein MADAATQPAWEAVIGLETHVQLGTDSKIFTAASTTFGDDPNTHIDPVVCGLPGTLPVLNQKVLEYAVKAAMALNLNIAEHSKFDRKQYFYPDLPKNYQISQYDQPIAEEGWIEVEVAEKGKDTYLKKIGIERLHMEEDAGKLVHAGSDRLAGSTHSLVDYNRAGVALAEIVSKPDLRTGREAAEYASEIRRIMRYLGVSDGNMQEGSLRCDVNISVRRGPDAPFGTKVEIKNMNSFSAIQKACEYEIKRQIKAYETGEPIVQETRLWDEGKQLTKSMRSKEGASDYRYFPDPDLGPIEVSADQRESWRAELPELPAAKRHRYADELGLSQYDARVLTDERPMADYFEAVVGAGADAKLAANWITGDIAAHVNSNRLSYAELPFRPEQLAEMVQLIDGGKISGKIAKEILPELLEKGGSPKAIVDERGLGMISDPAAIEAIVDELLGAHPDEVEAFRGGKTKLQGFFVGQLMKKTGGKADPKLANQILSKKLKG; encoded by the coding sequence ATGGCCGACGCAGCAACCCAACCGGCCTGGGAGGCCGTGATCGGTCTCGAGACCCACGTGCAGCTGGGAACGGACAGCAAAATTTTCACGGCTGCGTCCACCACCTTTGGTGATGACCCCAACACCCATATCGACCCGGTGGTGTGCGGTCTGCCTGGCACATTGCCGGTGCTGAACCAGAAGGTGCTCGAGTATGCGGTGAAGGCAGCGATGGCGTTGAACCTCAACATCGCCGAACACAGCAAGTTCGACCGCAAGCAGTACTTCTATCCAGATCTGCCGAAGAACTACCAGATCTCCCAGTACGACCAGCCGATCGCCGAGGAGGGCTGGATCGAGGTGGAAGTGGCGGAGAAGGGAAAGGACACCTATCTCAAGAAAATCGGCATCGAACGACTGCACATGGAGGAGGACGCCGGCAAGTTGGTGCATGCCGGCAGTGACCGCCTGGCGGGTTCCACCCATTCGCTCGTGGACTACAACCGGGCCGGTGTGGCCTTGGCGGAAATCGTCAGCAAGCCGGACCTGCGCACCGGCCGTGAAGCGGCGGAGTACGCCTCGGAGATCCGCCGGATCATGCGGTATCTGGGGGTGAGTGACGGAAACATGCAGGAGGGATCCCTGCGTTGCGACGTCAACATCTCCGTGCGACGGGGGCCGGATGCGCCCTTCGGCACGAAGGTGGAGATCAAGAACATGAACTCGTTCTCGGCCATCCAAAAGGCCTGCGAGTACGAGATCAAGCGTCAGATCAAGGCCTACGAAACCGGTGAGCCGATCGTTCAGGAGACCCGCCTCTGGGATGAGGGCAAGCAGCTCACCAAGAGCATGCGCAGCAAGGAAGGCGCCAGCGATTACCGCTACTTCCCGGATCCCGACCTCGGCCCGATTGAGGTGAGCGCGGATCAGCGGGAGTCCTGGCGTGCTGAATTGCCTGAGCTTCCAGCGGCCAAGCGGCATCGCTACGCCGATGAGCTGGGTCTCTCCCAGTACGACGCGCGGGTGCTCACCGATGAGAGACCGATGGCCGACTATTTCGAGGCCGTGGTGGGTGCCGGCGCTGACGCCAAGCTTGCGGCGAACTGGATTACCGGCGACATCGCCGCCCACGTGAACAGCAATCGGCTCAGCTATGCCGAACTGCCCTTCCGGCCGGAGCAGTTGGCCGAGATGGTGCAACTGATTGATGGCGGCAAGATCAGCGGCAAGATCGCCAAGGAGATCCTTCCGGAGCTGCTTGAGAAAGGCGGCTCACCAAAGGCGATTGTCGACGAGCGCGGTCTCGGCATGATCAGCGATCCGGCGGCGATCGAAGCCATCGTTGATGAGCTGTTGGGGGCCCACCCCGATGAGGTGGAGGCCTTCCGCGGGGGCAAGACCAAGCTGCAGGGCTTCTTCGTCGGACAGTTGATGAAGAAGACCGGCGGTAAGGCGGATCCCAAGCTCGCCAACCAGATTCTGAGCAAGAAGCTCAAGGGTTGA
- the thiO gene encoding glycine oxidase ThiO, producing the protein MTAASASAVCVLGGGLMGLAVAHQLARRDQRVTVISRRRSEAAGFVAAGMLAPHAEGLSGNLLELGQASLALIPRWVAQIEADSGLSCGLRTSGIVVPFRTATERDAYPTASLGQTLDRTGLEREVPGLGPEWSTGLLFEQDGQIDNRRQLMRALERACVSLGVQFMEGAEVLDLERESAGQLCGIHLRSAEGEQQQLRCQQAVLCSGAWSQQLVPQLPVFPVKGQMLSLQGPREALKRVIFGPGTYLVPREDGLIVVGATSERDAGFAEGLTPDGQKQLQAGIASLLPTAATWPPMERWWGFRPCTPDEGPLLGPGPLPGLWLACGHHRNGVLLAAITAELTAGGVMKKAPNAAEETLLGAFRWNRFEN; encoded by the coding sequence ATGACTGCCGCCTCTGCCTCAGCCGTCTGTGTTTTGGGCGGGGGACTGATGGGCTTAGCCGTTGCCCATCAGCTGGCCCGTCGCGATCAGCGCGTGACCGTGATCAGCCGCCGCCGCAGCGAAGCGGCAGGCTTTGTGGCTGCAGGGATGCTGGCGCCCCATGCCGAAGGCTTGAGCGGCAACCTGTTGGAGCTGGGTCAAGCCAGCCTCGCGCTGATCCCCCGCTGGGTGGCGCAGATCGAGGCGGACAGCGGCCTGAGCTGCGGCCTGCGCACCAGCGGCATCGTGGTGCCGTTCCGAACAGCGACCGAGCGGGACGCTTACCCCACCGCCAGCCTTGGGCAAACCCTGGACCGCACCGGCCTTGAGCGGGAAGTCCCAGGCCTGGGGCCGGAGTGGAGCACCGGGCTGCTGTTCGAGCAGGACGGCCAGATCGACAACCGCAGGCAGTTGATGCGGGCCCTGGAGCGGGCCTGCGTGTCCCTGGGCGTGCAGTTCATGGAAGGGGCCGAAGTGCTTGATCTGGAGCGGGAGTCCGCCGGACAGCTCTGCGGCATCCATCTGCGCAGCGCCGAAGGAGAACAGCAGCAACTGCGCTGCCAGCAAGCCGTGCTCTGCAGTGGCGCCTGGAGCCAACAACTGGTGCCGCAACTGCCCGTGTTCCCGGTGAAAGGGCAGATGCTGTCACTGCAGGGTCCGCGGGAGGCACTGAAGCGGGTGATCTTCGGCCCTGGCACTTATCTGGTTCCACGCGAAGACGGATTGATCGTGGTGGGGGCCACCAGCGAACGGGACGCCGGATTTGCCGAAGGCCTCACCCCCGATGGCCAGAAACAACTGCAAGCGGGGATCGCCAGCCTGCTGCCAACAGCGGCCACATGGCCCCCGATGGAGCGTTGGTGGGGGTTCCGGCCCTGCACGCCCGATGAAGGCCCCTTGCTCGGCCCTGGTCCGCTACCTGGTTTATGGCTGGCCTGTGGGCATCACCGCAATGGCGTTCTGCTTGCCGCCATCACGGCTGAGCTCACGGCCGGCGGCGTCATGAAAAAAGCCCCCAACGCCGCCGAAGAGACGTTGTTGGGGGCATTCCGCTGGAACCGGTTCGAAAACTGA
- the ndk gene encoding nucleoside-diphosphate kinase: MAERTFIAIKPDGVQRGLVGEILGRFERKGFKLVGLKQITPSRALAEQHYGVHKERPFFAGLVDFITSGPVVAMVWEGDGVIASARKLIGATKPLEAEPGTIRGDLAVNIGRNVIHGSDAAETAAFEIGLWFEASELNDWSPSDQEWRVEG; the protein is encoded by the coding sequence ATGGCCGAACGCACGTTCATCGCCATCAAGCCCGACGGCGTCCAGCGCGGCCTGGTGGGCGAGATCCTCGGCCGCTTTGAGCGCAAGGGCTTCAAGCTGGTGGGTCTGAAGCAGATCACTCCCAGCCGCGCCCTGGCTGAGCAGCACTACGGCGTCCACAAGGAGCGTCCCTTCTTTGCTGGTCTGGTCGATTTCATCACCTCCGGCCCCGTGGTGGCCATGGTCTGGGAAGGCGATGGTGTGATCGCCAGTGCCCGCAAGCTGATCGGTGCCACCAAGCCCCTCGAGGCTGAGCCCGGCACCATTCGTGGCGATCTGGCCGTCAACATCGGCCGCAACGTCATCCACGGTTCCGATGCTGCGGAAACCGCTGCCTTCGAGATCGGCCTTTGGTTTGAAGCCTCTGAGCTGAACGACTGGTCTCCTTCCGATCAGGAGTGGCGCGTCGAAGGCTGA
- the speA gene encoding biosynthetic arginine decarboxylase — MSDSEHWSIQDSAALYGLDRWGDPYFSINGRGHISVQPQGDRGGSLDLVDLVSELKSRNLALPLLIRFDDILEDRLERLHAAFERAIAQYSYPGRYQGVFPVKCNQQRHVVEELVSCGKRWNFGLEAGSKAELLIALSLLDDPEALLICNGYKDRLYIETAILARRLGRQPVVVIEQPDEVDRIIEASKSLGAAPYIGVRAKLSSRSTGRWGSSVGDKAKFGLSIPELLATVERLRENNLLPDLRLLHFHIGSQINDIAVLKDALQEAGQIYVELTRLGAPMGFLDVGGGLGIDYDGSRTASAASTNYSLQNYANDVVATVRECCEPNGVAVPTLVSESGRAIASHFSLLVFDVLGSSALPASVPKASGDEPLTVRNLRDTLATIQELSATADAQLVRLQEAWNDALKFKQDALAAFRLGYMGLPDRATAEQLTWACADAIAQRLPKDQAIPEELAALNKALAGTYYANLSIFRSAPDTWAIDQLFPVVPIQQLDQRPTRLANLADLTCDSDGRLDRFIGEGQPKHLLELHELDDNNPYLIGLFLSGAYQEVMGNLHNLFGTTNAVHIRLSPGGSYRIDHVVRGDTNADVLEAMEHDPRALLERLRVAAEAAINNGQLRIDESRRLLDHLESSLRQTTYLQD, encoded by the coding sequence GTGTCAGACAGCGAACACTGGTCGATTCAGGACAGTGCTGCGCTGTACGGCCTCGACCGCTGGGGCGATCCGTATTTCTCCATCAATGGGCGCGGCCACATCAGCGTTCAACCCCAAGGGGATCGCGGCGGCAGCCTGGATCTGGTGGATCTGGTGTCGGAGCTGAAAAGCCGCAACCTGGCGCTGCCGTTGCTGATTCGCTTCGACGACATCCTCGAAGACCGCTTGGAGCGGCTTCATGCCGCCTTTGAACGCGCCATCGCGCAATACAGCTACCCAGGCCGGTACCAGGGCGTCTTCCCAGTGAAGTGCAACCAGCAACGCCACGTGGTGGAAGAGTTGGTGAGCTGCGGAAAGCGCTGGAACTTCGGGCTGGAAGCGGGCAGCAAGGCGGAGTTGCTGATCGCTCTCTCGCTGCTGGACGACCCCGAAGCCCTGCTGATCTGCAACGGCTACAAGGATCGGCTCTACATCGAGACCGCGATCCTGGCGCGACGGCTGGGACGGCAGCCGGTGGTGGTGATCGAACAGCCGGACGAAGTTGACCGGATCATTGAAGCCAGCAAGAGCCTGGGGGCAGCGCCCTACATCGGTGTAAGGGCCAAGCTCTCCAGCCGCAGCACAGGGCGCTGGGGCAGCTCCGTCGGCGACAAGGCCAAATTCGGCCTTTCGATTCCCGAGTTGCTGGCCACAGTGGAGCGGCTGCGGGAGAACAACCTGCTCCCCGATCTGCGCCTGCTGCACTTCCACATCGGCAGCCAGATCAACGACATCGCCGTGCTCAAAGACGCCCTCCAGGAGGCGGGGCAGATCTATGTGGAGCTCACCCGACTGGGGGCTCCGATGGGGTTCCTGGATGTGGGTGGTGGACTCGGCATCGACTACGACGGCAGCCGCACCGCATCAGCCGCCTCCACGAACTACTCGCTGCAGAACTACGCCAACGACGTTGTGGCCACGGTGCGGGAATGCTGCGAACCCAATGGTGTGGCCGTACCCACGCTGGTAAGCGAAAGCGGCCGCGCCATTGCCAGTCATTTCTCCCTGCTGGTGTTCGACGTGCTGGGCAGCAGCGCACTGCCGGCATCGGTTCCCAAGGCCAGCGGAGATGAACCACTCACCGTTCGCAACCTGCGGGACACCCTCGCCACAATTCAAGAGTTATCGGCGACGGCGGATGCGCAATTGGTGCGTCTGCAGGAAGCCTGGAACGACGCCTTGAAGTTCAAGCAGGATGCGCTGGCCGCATTCCGGCTCGGGTACATGGGGCTGCCCGACCGCGCCACCGCTGAACAACTGACGTGGGCCTGTGCTGATGCGATTGCGCAGCGACTGCCCAAGGATCAAGCCATCCCGGAAGAGCTCGCAGCCCTCAACAAGGCATTGGCGGGAACGTATTACGCCAACCTGTCGATCTTCCGCTCAGCACCCGACACCTGGGCCATCGACCAGCTGTTTCCAGTGGTGCCCATCCAGCAGCTGGATCAACGACCGACCCGACTGGCCAACCTCGCCGACCTCACCTGTGATTCCGATGGTCGGCTGGATCGCTTCATCGGAGAAGGACAACCGAAACACCTATTGGAGCTGCACGAACTCGACGACAACAACCCCTATCTGATCGGCCTGTTCCTCAGCGGTGCCTATCAGGAGGTGATGGGCAATCTGCACAACCTGTTCGGCACCACCAACGCCGTGCACATTCGCCTCAGCCCCGGCGGTAGCTATCGCATTGACCACGTCGTGCGGGGTGACACCAATGCCGATGTGCTGGAGGCCATGGAGCACGACCCCCGTGCCTTGCTGGAGCGGTTGCGGGTGGCGGCGGAAGCGGCCATCAACAACGGCCAGCTGCGCATCGACGAGTCACGCCGGCTGCTGGATCACCTCGAAAGCAGCCTGCGACAGACCACCTACCTTCAGGACTGA
- the alaS gene encoding alanine--tRNA ligase has product MVAAASSSSAASAPRSGEEIREAFLNFYAERGHKRMASASLIPEDPTVLLTIAGMLPFKPVFLGQQERPAPRATSSQKCIRTNDIENVGRTARHHTFFEMLGNFSFGDYFKQQAIEWAWELSTGVYGIDPKNLVVSVFREDDEAEQIWRDVVGVNPKRIIRMDEADNFWASGPTGPCGPCSEIYFDFKPELGDEGIDLEDDDRFIEFYNLVFMQYNRDAEGTLTPLANRNIDTGMGLERMAQILQKVPNNYETDLIFPLIQAAADLAGVDYHQLNDKGKTSLKVIGDHSRAVTQLICDGVTASNLGRGYILRRLLRRVVRHGRLLGIDKPFLVTMGEAAIALLKGAHPSVIERQEVILAELQREEARFLETLERGEKLLAEVLASKPTQISGAQAFELYDTYGFPLELTQEIAEEQGLAVDLDGFEAAMEEQRQRAKAAAVSIDLTLQDAIDQVVADQAATCFEGYEALDHASCVRALVVNGEPASTAKAGDAVQVVLDNTPFYGEGGGQVGDRGVLAGSDLIVRIESVSRSRDVFVHAGRVERGELALGDTVKAQVDRACRRRAQANHTATHLLQAALKQVVDPGIGQAGSLVDFDRLRFDFHCPTAVTADQLQQVETLINGWINEAHALQVQEMAIDQAKAAGAVAMFGEKYADVVRVVDVPGVSMELCGGTHVANTAEIGLFKIVAESGVAAGIRRIEAVAGPAVLAYLNERDAVVKQLGDRFKAQPAEIVDRVAALQEELKATGKALAAAQAELAVAKAGALAAKAEAVGDFQLLVERLDGVDGAGLQGAAQSLADQLGDGAAVVIGGLPDPGDMGKVILVAAFGKQVIAAKLQAGKFIGGIAKQCGGGGGGRPNLAQAGGRDGAALPAALESARSELAAALAQS; this is encoded by the coding sequence TCTGCAGCGTCTGCACCGCGCAGTGGGGAGGAGATCCGTGAGGCCTTTCTCAACTTCTATGCCGAGCGCGGCCACAAGCGGATGGCCAGCGCCTCATTGATTCCCGAAGACCCAACGGTGCTGCTCACCATTGCAGGAATGCTGCCGTTCAAGCCGGTTTTTCTGGGCCAGCAGGAGCGACCCGCGCCCCGGGCCACCAGTTCGCAGAAGTGCATCCGCACCAACGACATCGAGAACGTGGGGCGTACGGCCCGGCATCACACCTTTTTCGAGATGCTCGGCAACTTCTCGTTTGGGGATTACTTCAAGCAGCAGGCGATTGAGTGGGCCTGGGAGCTCAGCACCGGCGTTTACGGCATCGACCCCAAGAACCTGGTGGTGAGCGTCTTCCGGGAAGACGACGAAGCCGAGCAGATCTGGCGTGATGTGGTGGGGGTGAACCCCAAGCGGATCATCCGCATGGATGAGGCCGACAACTTCTGGGCCTCCGGCCCCACCGGCCCCTGTGGCCCCTGCTCGGAGATCTATTTCGACTTCAAACCCGAGCTTGGGGATGAGGGCATCGATCTCGAGGACGACGACCGTTTCATCGAGTTCTACAACTTGGTGTTCATGCAGTACAACCGCGACGCGGAGGGCACCCTCACGCCGCTGGCCAACCGCAACATCGACACCGGCATGGGCCTTGAGCGGATGGCCCAAATTCTGCAGAAGGTTCCCAACAACTACGAAACCGATCTGATCTTCCCGCTGATCCAAGCGGCCGCGGATCTGGCGGGGGTCGACTACCACCAGCTCAACGACAAGGGCAAGACGTCGTTGAAGGTGATCGGCGATCACAGCCGTGCGGTGACGCAGCTGATCTGCGATGGCGTCACCGCCAGCAACCTGGGCCGCGGCTACATCCTGCGGCGTCTGCTGCGCCGGGTGGTGCGCCATGGCCGCCTGCTGGGCATCGACAAACCCTTCCTCGTCACCATGGGCGAGGCGGCGATTGCCCTGCTGAAGGGGGCCCACCCCAGCGTGATCGAGCGCCAGGAGGTGATCCTGGCCGAGCTCCAGCGGGAGGAAGCCCGCTTCCTCGAGACCCTCGAGCGCGGCGAGAAGTTGCTGGCGGAGGTGCTGGCCTCCAAGCCCACCCAGATCAGCGGTGCCCAGGCCTTTGAGCTGTACGACACCTATGGCTTCCCGCTGGAGCTCACCCAGGAGATCGCTGAGGAGCAGGGCCTGGCCGTTGACCTCGATGGCTTCGAGGCGGCGATGGAGGAACAGCGCCAGCGGGCCAAGGCGGCCGCGGTGAGCATCGATCTCACCCTGCAGGATGCGATCGACCAGGTGGTGGCAGATCAGGCGGCCACCTGTTTCGAGGGCTATGAAGCCCTCGATCACGCCTCCTGTGTGCGGGCGTTGGTGGTGAACGGTGAGCCAGCCAGCACCGCCAAGGCGGGTGATGCGGTTCAGGTGGTGCTCGACAACACGCCGTTCTATGGAGAAGGCGGCGGTCAGGTGGGCGATCGCGGCGTGCTTGCAGGCAGCGATCTGATTGTTCGGATTGAGTCGGTGAGCCGCAGCCGCGATGTTTTCGTCCATGCCGGGCGGGTGGAACGCGGCGAGCTCGCCTTGGGCGACACCGTGAAGGCCCAGGTGGATCGTGCCTGCCGGCGTCGGGCCCAGGCGAATCACACCGCCACCCACCTGCTGCAAGCAGCGCTCAAGCAGGTGGTGGATCCAGGCATCGGCCAGGCCGGATCATTGGTGGATTTCGATCGCCTGCGCTTCGACTTCCACTGCCCCACGGCGGTGACGGCGGATCAGTTGCAGCAGGTTGAAACCCTGATCAACGGTTGGATCAACGAGGCCCATGCGCTCCAGGTGCAGGAGATGGCGATTGATCAGGCCAAGGCGGCCGGTGCCGTGGCGATGTTCGGTGAGAAGTACGCCGATGTGGTGCGGGTGGTCGACGTACCCGGTGTGTCGATGGAGCTCTGCGGCGGCACCCACGTGGCCAACACCGCTGAGATCGGCCTGTTCAAGATCGTGGCGGAAAGTGGCGTTGCGGCCGGTATCCGCCGGATTGAAGCCGTCGCTGGTCCCGCTGTGCTCGCGTATCTGAACGAGCGCGATGCAGTGGTGAAGCAGCTGGGGGATCGCTTCAAGGCTCAGCCGGCCGAGATCGTGGATCGTGTGGCGGCCCTTCAGGAGGAGCTCAAGGCCACCGGCAAGGCGCTGGCCGCGGCTCAGGCGGAACTGGCGGTGGCGAAAGCCGGCGCTCTGGCCGCTAAGGCCGAGGCCGTGGGCGACTTCCAACTGCTGGTGGAACGCCTCGACGGCGTGGATGGCGCTGGTTTGCAGGGTGCAGCCCAGAGCCTGGCGGATCAGCTGGGGGATGGTGCGGCCGTGGTGATCGGCGGTCTGCCGGATCCTGGCGACATGGGCAAGGTGATCCTGGTGGCGGCCTTCGGCAAGCAGGTGATCGCTGCCAAGCTCCAGGCCGGCAAGTTCATCGGAGGCATTGCCAAACAGTGCGGCGGTGGCGGCGGTGGACGCCCGAACCTGGCCCAGGCCGGGGGACGCGATGGTGCTGCCCTCCCTGCTGCTCTTGAGTCCGCTCGCTCCGAGCTGGCGGCAGCGTTGGCTCAGTCCTGA